In Bacteroidota bacterium, a single genomic region encodes these proteins:
- a CDS encoding diacylglycerol kinase family protein, which yields MTNKRFSIKDRIRSFKPAFNGLKILIQEEHNSRIHVFAAVCVIIAGFVLNITAFEWLAVGFAVGLVIIIEIINSAFENIADFISPEDNEVIKKIKDLSAAGVLLSALIATGTGLIVFIPKIIELC from the coding sequence ATGACAAACAAAAGATTCTCAATAAAAGATAGAATAAGAAGCTTCAAACCAGCATTTAATGGTTTGAAAATACTCATACAGGAAGAACACAATTCACGGATTCATGTGTTTGCCGCTGTATGTGTAATAATAGCAGGTTTTGTACTAAATATAACTGCTTTCGAATGGCTGGCTGTTGGTTTTGCAGTTGGGCTGGTTATTATCATCGAGATTATTAATTCAGCTTTTGAGAATATTGCTGATTTCATTTCGCCAGAAGATAATGAGGTTATCAAAAAGATTAAGGATTTGTCAGCAGCCGGAGTTTTACTATCAGCATTAATAGCAACTGGCACAGGACTCATTGTGTTTATTCCTAAAATAATTGAGTTATGTTAA
- the gatD gene encoding Glu-tRNA(Gln) amidotransferase subunit GatD, which yields MSEDIFQGYKGQALEVLKKFKARVWAQVAAETTRGKFEGTILPRAENTDDEHIVLKIITGYNVGLDIHTITSIIETGYKKANYAIPEKEFPFTEGLPNVKLFGTGGTIASRLDYRTGAVIPAFSPGELYGAVPELADICNLDTEKVFAVFSENMGPQQYISLAHAIKKEIENGIDGIVIGHGTDTLQHTAAALSFMVKNPPVPIILVGSQRSSDRPSSDAALNLMHAMNTAGNSDIAEVMVCMFGPTSDEYGLLHRGTRVRKMHSSYRSTFRTIGDTPVAMVTRDSITPLKKIYNHRRKDKSVEIAPYFEDKATMLYYYTGMKPDIMHSMIDMGYKGIVIVGTGLGHVNKELYPAIERAQKEGVNVFMTLQTIWGYVHMFVYDTGRDMMAKGVVPLANMLPETAYIKLGWALGQTDDYEKVKEIMLTPMCSDMTEREPYNGYLVYQGGVPEVEDFIRKVHK from the coding sequence ATGAGCGAAGATATATTTCAAGGATACAAAGGACAAGCTTTAGAAGTTTTAAAGAAATTCAAAGCACGTGTTTGGGCGCAGGTGGCCGCTGAAACTACACGTGGCAAATTTGAAGGCACCATTCTTCCCAGAGCAGAAAATACAGATGACGAGCATATTGTGCTTAAAATTATTACTGGATATAATGTAGGATTAGACATTCACACAATCACCAGTATTATTGAAACAGGATATAAAAAAGCCAATTACGCCATTCCAGAGAAAGAATTTCCATTTACAGAAGGTTTACCCAATGTAAAGCTATTTGGAACAGGTGGTACAATTGCTTCTCGTTTAGATTATAGAACTGGAGCAGTTATTCCTGCTTTTTCACCAGGAGAGCTTTATGGAGCCGTTCCTGAATTAGCAGATATTTGTAATTTAGATACTGAAAAGGTTTTTGCTGTATTTAGTGAAAACATGGGACCTCAACAATATATTTCTTTAGCACATGCTATCAAGAAAGAAATTGAGAATGGAATTGATGGTATTGTCATTGGTCATGGAACGGATACATTGCAGCATACGGCTGCAGCTTTATCATTTATGGTTAAAAACCCTCCTGTTCCTATTATTTTAGTTGGTTCTCAGCGCTCTTCTGACCGTCCGAGTTCTGATGCTGCATTAAATCTTATGCATGCAATGAACACAGCTGGAAATTCAGATATTGCTGAAGTAATGGTTTGCATGTTTGGTCCAACCTCTGATGAATATGGATTATTACACAGAGGTACTCGTGTTCGTAAAATGCACTCCAGTTACCGTTCAACATTCAGGACTATTGGTGACACACCAGTTGCCATGGTTACCCGTGACAGCATTACTCCTTTGAAAAAAATATACAACCACAGGCGTAAGGATAAGAGTGTAGAAATCGCTCCTTACTTCGAGGATAAAGCTACCATGCTTTACTACTATACAGGTATGAAGCCCGACATCATGCATTCCATGATTGATATGGGTTATAAAGGAATTGTAATTGTTGGTACAGGTTTAGGTCACGTGAACAAAGAGTTATATCCTGCTATTGAAAGAGCACAAAAAGAGGGCGTAAATGTATTTATGACCTTACAAACTATTTGGGGTTATGTTCACATGTTTGTATATGATACTGGTCGAGATATGATGGCAAAAGGTGTTGTTCCTTTAGCGAATATGCTTCCTGAAACAGCCTACATTAAATTGGGTTGGGCATTAGGCCAAACTGATGATTATGAAAAAGTAAAAGAAATAATGCTTACCCCTATGTGTTCTGATATGACAGAAAGAGAGCCGTATAATGGTTATTTAGTCTATCAGGGTGGTGTTCCTGAAGTGGAAGACTTTATTAGAAAGGTGCATAAGTAG
- the gatE gene encoding Glu-tRNA(Gln) amidotransferase subunit GatE, producing MTQTFDPVQNYEDSKKAIGYVNRKEATQADYDRIGFMSGLEVHQQLLTKRKLFCRCPAGIYNQSEDYDAEVIRHMRPTLSELGEYDGTALMEFKTRKNIVYRIKNETACTYEVDDTPPFPIDPEALEKALEISILSNLNIVGEVHITRKQYLDGSIPTGFQRTAILGVEGEIQLKHKKIRLIQLSIEEDSCREVSDIGHWRIYKTDRLGMPLIETVTYPEFMNPDEVKEGADYIRFLNRSTGKVRTGVGSTRADVNVSCKGGTRVEIKGVAHTNWMPELTHIEAFRQFALLNIRTLLNNKVKDTAKWNLSHIELTAEDFKYSYEPLIQANKNNNKIIAIKLPQFKGILSHFTQPTKIFADEISDRLKVIACIEKPNMLHSEKLEKVITESNFEKVNNILDVKEDDAWIVFWGPEEDIPTALETVEERCRMAFEGVPNETRKSFIDGSTIFERVLPGADRMYPDTDTAPIPLKDEFIENIRKNLPMDIHERIAQLQSWSVPYDTYTFILKRNLVPLMEKINKELGISYPFIGTFIGHKLKFVENNFECPQEFNYEKLYDLFKYMKDNNLDLSIAKNMLIEYYQHPKLDFDSVLTYINFKPVTKEEIIEKIPFLKEKFKEIKYSEKEDVDAHWIMGQVAKMARGNIRFSELKELVDSQ from the coding sequence ATGACTCAAACTTTTGATCCGGTTCAGAATTATGAAGATAGCAAGAAAGCAATTGGATATGTGAACCGAAAGGAGGCTACACAAGCTGATTACGACAGAATTGGATTCATGTCGGGCTTAGAAGTTCACCAGCAATTATTAACCAAGCGAAAGCTATTCTGCCGATGTCCGGCAGGAATTTACAATCAGAGTGAAGATTATGATGCAGAAGTCATTCGCCATATGCGTCCAACATTAAGCGAATTGGGCGAATACGATGGCACTGCATTGATGGAATTCAAAACGCGAAAAAACATTGTTTATCGGATAAAGAATGAGACAGCCTGTACGTATGAAGTAGATGACACTCCTCCTTTTCCTATTGACCCTGAGGCTTTGGAAAAAGCACTCGAAATTTCCATTTTAAGCAATTTGAATATTGTTGGCGAGGTGCACATTACCCGTAAACAGTATTTAGATGGAAGTATCCCAACAGGTTTCCAAAGAACTGCAATTTTAGGTGTAGAGGGTGAAATTCAATTGAAACATAAAAAAATCAGGCTCATTCAGTTGAGTATTGAGGAAGACTCCTGTCGTGAAGTTTCAGATATTGGTCATTGGCGAATTTACAAAACAGATCGATTAGGCATGCCTCTGATTGAAACAGTTACTTATCCTGAATTCATGAATCCTGATGAAGTAAAAGAAGGTGCCGATTACATTCGTTTTTTAAACCGAAGCACTGGAAAGGTTAGAACTGGCGTTGGCTCAACTCGGGCAGATGTTAATGTAAGCTGTAAAGGTGGAACACGTGTAGAGATAAAAGGGGTTGCCCATACCAATTGGATGCCCGAACTCACACATATTGAAGCTTTCCGCCAATTTGCATTGTTAAATATCAGGACACTACTAAATAATAAGGTAAAAGATACGGCAAAGTGGAATTTATCTCATATTGAATTAACAGCTGAAGACTTCAAATACAGCTACGAGCCACTCATTCAAGCAAATAAAAATAACAATAAAATAATTGCCATTAAACTACCTCAATTCAAAGGTATTTTATCTCACTTTACACAACCTACAAAGATTTTTGCTGACGAGATTTCTGACCGATTAAAGGTTATTGCTTGTATCGAAAAACCAAACATGTTGCATTCTGAAAAGCTGGAAAAAGTGATTACGGAATCTAATTTCGAAAAGGTCAACAACATTCTTGATGTGAAGGAAGATGATGCATGGATTGTGTTTTGGGGACCTGAAGAAGACATTCCAACAGCTCTTGAAACAGTTGAAGAAAGATGTCGTATGGCATTTGAAGGAGTTCCAAACGAAACCCGGAAATCATTTATAGATGGCAGCACAATTTTCGAACGCGTTCTCCCTGGTGCTGACCGCATGTATCCTGATACCGATACTGCACCTATTCCTTTAAAAGATGAGTTTATTGAGAACATTAGAAAGAACTTACCCATGGATATTCATGAGCGTATTGCTCAATTACAATCATGGAGTGTTCCATACGACACCTATACTTTTATTCTGAAAAGAAATTTAGTTCCTTTAATGGAAAAAATTAATAAGGAATTAGGAATTAGCTATCCATTTATTGGCACTTTCATTGGACACAAGTTGAAGTTCGTAGAAAATAATTTTGAATGTCCTCAGGAGTTTAATTACGAGAAACTTTACGATTTGTTTAAATACATGAAAGACAATAATCTTGATCTTTCCATTGCTAAAAATATGTTAATCGAATATTATCAGCATCCAAAATTGGATTTTGATTCTGTTTTAACCTATATCAATTTCAAGCCTGTTACAAAGGAGGAGATAATTGAAAAGATTCCATTCCTGAAAGAAAAATTCAAGGAAATCAAATACTCTGAGAAAGAAGATGTTGATGCACATTGGATAATGGGGCAAGTTGCAAAAATGGCGAGAGGAAACATTCGTTTTTCTGAACTCAAAGAATTGGTTGATTCTCAATAA
- a CDS encoding AMP-binding protein: protein MKYTLPALLDNSFANYSQNISLGFVGEESFTYSELKKEIDSLIVILEKFGIEKGNKVAILSTNMPNWGISFFALNYMGVIAVPILPDFHTKEIENIIIHAECKALFVSSNLIHKLKDIKADKLKTRILIDNFNEIEIGEDVNEVAIRFKNADYNSSPKMDHTVEESDLASIIYTSGTTGSSKGVMLTHKNIAYDAYHCESVYKVEPTDVMLSILPLSHSYENTIGLVLPIICGASVKYNKNPPTPTVLMAALKEVRPTVMLTVPLIIEKIYKGKVLPNINSKAITRTLYKFAPTRKLLNRVAGKKLYETFGGRLLFFGLGGAKVSAQVEQFLMEAKFPYAIGYGLTETAPMLCGTSPFKGEFQSTGIPMTGIEIKINDPDPETGEGEVWAKGPNVMLGYYKEPELTKKVITEDGWFKTGDLGIVSKAGDLHIRGRIKNMIVGSSGENIYPEEIESVINTYPYVLESLVLERKGKLVAMVHLNMEELEKKFHELKMKQHEIEARLDEILKEIQLQVNGTVNKFSQLQIVLHQSSPFERTPTQKVKRFLYS, encoded by the coding sequence ATGAAATACACACTTCCTGCCCTTTTAGACAATTCTTTTGCAAATTATTCGCAAAATATATCCCTTGGCTTTGTTGGTGAAGAATCTTTTACCTATTCAGAATTGAAAAAAGAGATTGATTCATTAATCGTAATCCTCGAAAAATTTGGAATTGAAAAGGGCAATAAAGTGGCCATTCTTAGTACAAATATGCCCAATTGGGGAATTAGCTTTTTTGCTTTGAATTATATGGGTGTAATTGCTGTGCCGATATTACCAGATTTTCACACAAAAGAAATTGAAAATATTATTATTCATGCAGAATGCAAAGCATTATTCGTGTCATCTAATTTGATTCACAAGCTGAAGGATATTAAGGCTGATAAGCTTAAAACAAGAATATTAATAGATAATTTCAATGAAATAGAAATTGGTGAAGATGTGAATGAAGTAGCCATTCGTTTCAAAAATGCAGATTATAATTCCAGTCCTAAGATGGACCATACCGTAGAAGAAAGTGATCTGGCATCTATCATCTATACAAGTGGAACAACCGGTTCGTCAAAAGGGGTTATGTTAACTCACAAGAACATTGCGTATGATGCTTATCATTGTGAGTCTGTTTATAAAGTTGAGCCTACCGATGTCATGTTATCCATTTTACCATTATCTCATTCCTATGAAAACACAATTGGATTGGTACTCCCAATTATTTGTGGAGCATCTGTAAAATATAACAAGAATCCTCCGACACCAACTGTTTTGATGGCTGCTTTAAAAGAGGTTCGTCCAACAGTTATGCTGACTGTTCCATTGATCATTGAGAAAATATACAAAGGCAAGGTTTTGCCAAATATTAATTCAAAGGCGATAACACGAACGCTCTATAAATTTGCACCTACCCGAAAACTTTTGAATAGAGTTGCAGGTAAAAAATTGTATGAAACCTTTGGCGGAAGACTTTTGTTTTTTGGTTTAGGTGGAGCAAAAGTATCTGCTCAGGTTGAGCAGTTTTTGATGGAAGCAAAATTTCCTTATGCCATTGGCTATGGATTAACAGAAACAGCTCCTATGCTTTGTGGAACTTCTCCTTTCAAGGGTGAGTTTCAGTCTACTGGTATTCCAATGACCGGAATAGAAATTAAAATCAATGATCCTGATCCTGAAACTGGTGAAGGTGAGGTTTGGGCTAAAGGACCAAATGTAATGCTTGGTTATTATAAAGAGCCGGAACTAACAAAAAAAGTTATTACTGAAGATGGTTGGTTTAAAACTGGAGACTTGGGAATTGTTTCAAAGGCGGGAGACCTTCATATTAGGGGTCGAATTAAAAATATGATTGTTGGCTCCAGTGGTGAAAATATTTATCCTGAAGAAATTGAAAGTGTAATCAATACCTATCCTTACGTATTAGAATCACTAGTTTTAGAACGTAAAGGGAAGTTGGTTGCTATGGTACATTTAAATATGGAAGAATTGGAGAAGAAATTCCATGAACTTAAAATGAAGCAGCATGAGATTGAAGCCAGGCTGGATGAAATACTAAAGGAAATTCAACTCCAGGTAAACGGAACTGTAAACAAATTTTCACAACTTCAAATTGTATTGCACCAATCATCACCATTTGAGCGTACACCTACTCAAAAAGTAAAGAGGTTTTTGTATAGCTAG
- a CDS encoding DUF1361 domain-containing protein, with product MLKFFERQKMFKESLFLGGLSAICLSLSIFRFLYTDSTMYLFLIWNLFLACISWFLTRLLMAKPKLQKRKLIIISVIGVWILFFPNAPYILTDLFHLRLRSSMPIWFDLVLVLSYAWTGLLFGFLSLWDIEKIIGNAFNNSVKTFLSICMLFLGSFGIYVGRYLRWNSWDLLTDPFRIIYDIGHRVIFPFQHPTTWGMTMALGLFLTILYLSFKYIQERDVKSVI from the coding sequence ATGTTAAAGTTTTTTGAAAGACAAAAGATGTTCAAAGAATCCCTTTTTTTAGGAGGTCTTTCAGCTATATGCCTGAGCTTATCAATTTTTAGATTTCTTTACACAGACTCAACAATGTATCTATTCTTGATATGGAACTTGTTTCTGGCATGTATTTCTTGGTTTTTAACAAGATTATTGATGGCAAAACCAAAATTGCAAAAGAGAAAACTGATCATCATTTCAGTTATAGGTGTTTGGATATTATTCTTTCCAAATGCACCCTACATCCTGACAGATTTATTTCATTTGCGGTTAAGATCTTCAATGCCAATTTGGTTCGATTTAGTTTTGGTATTATCATATGCATGGACGGGCTTGCTTTTTGGTTTTTTAAGCCTCTGGGATATTGAAAAAATAATTGGAAATGCGTTTAACAATTCAGTAAAAACATTTCTTTCAATTTGTATGCTGTTTTTAGGCAGTTTCGGTATTTATGTTGGGCGGTATCTGAGATGGAATAGCTGGGATTTATTAACTGATCCTTTTCGAATCATATATGACATTGGACATCGAGTAATTTTTCCATTTCAGCATCCTACCACTTGGGGGATGACTATGGCATTGGGTCTGTTTTTAACAATCCTTTATTTGTCGTTTAAGTATATACAGGAAAGAGATGTGAAAAGTGTTATATAA
- a CDS encoding 7-carboxy-7-deazaguanine synthase QueE, producing the protein MKIRLVKEGVFPIKENIAGEEQLPQTGYSVSGTIQGEGKLAGTPSLFIRLAGCNLRCSWKAFDGSIDFCDTPYSSHNLEEFEELEVDEIIQIVKQNLHGIKHVIISGGEPTLQNLAVVELAKELKKLYLHITMETNGILFFPYLARYIDLFSISPKLKSSEPDKEKIAKMSVPIEEVLVDHHREIRKNIESIQKYINYCYTKDDYYGDFPNADLTRRADKDFQLKFVISNPEEEDEIRDEYLALLNNWENKDILLMPLGSTQDFLKITAKMTAEMAVRNRWQYCPRVHIDLFDNKQYV; encoded by the coding sequence ATGAAGATTAGGTTAGTAAAAGAGGGTGTTTTTCCCATAAAGGAGAATATAGCAGGAGAAGAGCAATTACCACAAACTGGCTACTCAGTATCTGGTACTATTCAGGGTGAAGGTAAATTGGCTGGTACGCCCAGTTTGTTTATTCGTTTAGCAGGCTGCAATTTAAGATGTAGTTGGAAAGCTTTTGATGGAAGTATCGATTTTTGTGATACACCTTATTCTTCTCATAATCTTGAAGAGTTTGAAGAGCTGGAAGTTGACGAAATCATACAGATTGTAAAGCAAAACCTACACGGAATAAAACATGTTATTATTTCAGGAGGGGAACCAACTTTGCAAAACCTGGCAGTGGTTGAGCTGGCAAAAGAACTCAAGAAGCTTTATTTACACATTACAATGGAAACAAATGGGATTTTGTTTTTCCCTTATTTAGCTCGATATATCGATTTGTTTTCAATTTCTCCAAAACTAAAATCTTCCGAACCAGACAAAGAAAAAATAGCAAAAATGTCTGTCCCAATTGAAGAAGTATTGGTTGATCATCACAGGGAAATCAGGAAAAATATTGAAAGCATTCAAAAGTATATCAACTATTGTTACACCAAAGATGATTACTACGGAGATTTTCCCAATGCCGATTTAACCAGAAGAGCGGATAAGGATTTCCAGTTGAAATTTGTCATCAGTAATCCCGAAGAGGAAGATGAAATAAGAGATGAATACTTAGCCCTTCTGAATAATTGGGAAAACAAGGATATTTTGCTCATGCCTCTAGGATCTACCCAGGATTTTTTAAAAATCACGGCAAAAATGACAGCTGAAATGGCTGTGCGAAATCGATGGCAATATTGCCCTCGAGTTCATATCGACCTTTTTGATAATAAACAATATGTGTAG
- a CDS encoding XrtN system VIT domain-containing protein, with product MKAKLKLSPIFIVGFFLVLISFSLFMIFRQMDTNDIEGYSFICFIIAAAYGGYSIANYFAYKKKEGYNGNHFVWVLSLFSISCFCLNLDFQIFSELVLGVSIILILFHLALVVHVFRHNVPKYLVTFNYLIVGVGATIVLFYSLFMVPLWGIGFIGMILFGLTIHVYIPFVLFLVALILFFKAKRTYYDNISFSIGASLPLIAVVILIYWNAQIADSMHRKSAEILTGQTSSLPDWVELSQRMPNNYFTERILKSGLLYEDELLSNWGWNSIGSFDEMKKNDPVLAVAMLLRPDLNLSDKARINILNTSFNTRHLSRRKLWRGDNLSTSEVLTNIRLYPDYRIAYTEKIISIKNSSSWQRNQQEALYSFKLPEGSTATSLSLWINGVEEKSRLSTRKKADSAYTTIVGVERRDPSILHWQEGNIVTIAVFPCTPAENRRFKLGYTSPMKFENGKLYYEAEHITGPPIKACRESVLLRIKDDKAFHPIGLKNFDSKSINEYIYTGRGCKQIAFSIKSPPLSEESFLFDGEAYKVSPIAYELQDINIQTVYMDVNSHWTKREYDNILKMCADKKVFIYDDKLITIESQASSALFRSVVEKNYSLFPFHFIPDAESSIVITKSNYISPNIDELKESEFGKNLIVYLLNMTESINVINLGGELSPYLETLKQFDCFNYMEGNIGDLKEIIENNQIKRIVKTSNTVYIPKAEMQISMDSNLQHGGQGNEHLMRLYAYNSIIQKAGAAYFGDKDARIEELVPIAEKAFITSPVSSLIVLETVADYERFGIEENKNSLGNASANSSGAVPEPHEWVLIILALSIVLYFSYRKKIQWILLRK from the coding sequence ATGAAAGCAAAATTAAAACTTAGCCCAATTTTTATTGTGGGATTTTTCCTGGTTCTAATCTCTTTTAGTTTATTTATGATATTTCGACAAATGGATACCAACGATATTGAGGGATACTCTTTTATTTGCTTTATTATAGCAGCTGCTTATGGTGGCTATAGTATTGCCAACTATTTCGCCTACAAGAAGAAAGAGGGCTACAATGGAAATCATTTTGTATGGGTACTCTCTCTCTTTTCAATTTCCTGTTTTTGTCTCAATCTCGATTTTCAGATTTTTTCTGAATTGGTATTGGGTGTGTCCATTATTTTGATTCTTTTCCATCTCGCTTTGGTTGTTCATGTTTTTCGCCATAATGTTCCAAAATATCTTGTGACTTTCAATTATCTGATAGTAGGTGTTGGTGCTACCATTGTTTTATTTTATTCCTTGTTTATGGTTCCATTATGGGGAATTGGTTTTATTGGTATGATACTTTTCGGACTAACTATTCATGTTTATATTCCGTTTGTTCTGTTTCTGGTTGCATTAATCCTTTTCTTCAAAGCCAAAAGGACTTATTATGATAATATTTCTTTTAGCATTGGCGCTTCACTACCATTAATTGCTGTAGTTATTCTGATCTATTGGAATGCTCAAATAGCAGATAGCATGCATAGAAAGTCGGCAGAAATATTAACTGGTCAAACATCCAGCCTGCCTGATTGGGTAGAACTAAGCCAACGAATGCCCAATAACTATTTTACCGAACGAATTCTGAAATCAGGATTATTGTATGAAGATGAATTATTATCAAATTGGGGATGGAATTCGATAGGATCATTTGATGAAATGAAGAAAAACGATCCTGTATTAGCTGTTGCAATGCTTTTGAGACCAGATCTCAACCTGAGCGATAAAGCAAGAATTAATATTCTGAATACATCCTTCAACACAAGGCATTTATCGAGAAGAAAACTGTGGCGTGGCGATAATTTGAGTACGTCCGAAGTGTTAACCAATATCAGGCTGTACCCCGACTATCGAATTGCGTATACGGAAAAAATTATCAGTATTAAGAATAGCTCAAGTTGGCAAAGAAATCAACAAGAAGCTTTATATAGTTTTAAACTACCCGAAGGGTCAACAGCAACCTCCTTGTCGCTTTGGATCAATGGCGTAGAAGAAAAGTCGAGATTATCAACAAGAAAAAAAGCCGATAGCGCCTATACAACTATTGTAGGTGTTGAAAGACGAGATCCATCCATTTTGCATTGGCAGGAAGGAAACATTGTGACCATTGCTGTTTTTCCTTGTACGCCTGCGGAAAATAGACGATTTAAGCTTGGCTATACATCACCTATGAAATTTGAAAATGGAAAACTCTATTATGAGGCTGAGCATATTACAGGACCTCCAATTAAGGCATGTCGGGAATCGGTTCTGTTGAGAATTAAAGATGATAAGGCATTTCATCCTATTGGATTAAAGAATTTCGACTCGAAGTCAATAAATGAATACATTTATACTGGTCGTGGATGCAAACAAATAGCATTCAGCATAAAATCACCACCTTTAAGTGAGGAAAGCTTTTTATTTGACGGAGAGGCTTATAAAGTCTCACCTATTGCATATGAACTTCAAGACATAAATATACAAACAGTTTATATGGATGTTAATTCCCATTGGACAAAAAGAGAGTATGATAACATATTGAAAATGTGTGCTGATAAAAAGGTATTTATCTATGATGATAAGCTTATCACGATTGAATCCCAAGCTTCATCAGCATTATTCAGGTCAGTAGTCGAAAAGAACTATTCCTTATTTCCTTTTCATTTTATTCCTGATGCAGAATCCTCTATTGTTATCACAAAAAGTAATTATATATCTCCCAATATCGATGAATTAAAAGAATCTGAATTTGGAAAAAACTTAATAGTGTATTTGCTCAACATGACAGAGTCAATTAATGTAATAAACTTAGGCGGAGAATTGTCTCCCTACTTAGAGACTTTAAAGCAATTTGATTGTTTTAATTATATGGAAGGAAATATTGGAGACCTTAAAGAAATCATAGAGAATAATCAAATTAAAAGGATTGTAAAAACCTCAAATACAGTTTATATCCCTAAAGCAGAAATGCAGATTAGTATGGATTCCAACTTACAGCATGGCGGACAAGGTAATGAACATTTAATGAGACTGTATGCCTATAATTCAATAATTCAAAAAGCAGGTGCAGCTTATTTTGGTGATAAGGATGCGAGGATTGAGGAGTTAGTTCCAATAGCTGAAAAAGCATTTATTACCAGTCCGGTTTCCAGCTTAATAGTTTTGGAAACTGTAGCCGATTACGAAAGGTTTGGAATTGAGGAGAACAAAAACAGTTTGGGAAATGCCAGTGCTAATTCTTCAGGTGCTGTTCCTGAACCCCACGAATGGGTTTTAATTATTCTTGCACTTAGCATAGTATTATACTTTTCATACCGCAAAAAAATCCAATGGATTTTATTAAGAAAATAG
- the xrtN gene encoding exosortase N has protein sequence MDFIKKIVSTINYSQLVPAHILIALVILMGGANVLEYMHFSFELKLVLLLAPFTLFFQKKGVNSMRFAFFAFVFLLLYIILKIQCCYFFAFVFLILFTIESHFGRLNDTVLFLVVLLSPLSIYLFKVFGFPIRLELTRFAASTLSLFFNDVKSFGNLIIMGEQSFSVDPACMGLKMMNLGLVIQLFYIAYFSKLFKVQINFLWISLIMCIAFIVLLFSNFLRIVLLVILAFPPETFGHELVGVICLLIYFMLPMFFVSKAIMKNRKAKPEESFPKKVNSIIKYAVSGILILILTFLNIKRDEFKNTGTDRPLEYLSVEGYTKTCYKTDIYKFQSEKALVYVKASCQFYGADHNPLICWEGSGYEFNNVNVLKIDDEEIYYTKLTSPEKEVLYTAWWFDNGLDKSISQIEWRLNMIKGAEAYRLINVTTESLKELKIECDRLLQMNLFIACEKNRGCLKSPSDCHSRAMPDGRQECGNL, from the coding sequence ATGGATTTTATTAAGAAAATAGTTTCAACTATCAACTATAGTCAACTTGTACCCGCACACATCTTAATTGCTTTAGTGATTTTGATGGGAGGGGCCAATGTGCTCGAGTATATGCATTTCTCTTTCGAGCTAAAGTTGGTTTTACTGTTGGCACCTTTTACCCTTTTCTTTCAAAAAAAAGGAGTAAACAGCATGCGCTTTGCTTTTTTTGCTTTTGTTTTTCTCCTTTTGTATATTATACTTAAAATACAATGCTGTTACTTTTTTGCTTTTGTATTTTTAATTCTATTCACCATCGAATCTCATTTTGGACGGCTGAACGATACAGTTTTATTCCTTGTTGTATTGCTTTCGCCACTTTCAATTTACCTATTCAAAGTATTTGGATTCCCAATCAGACTTGAACTTACCCGATTTGCAGCTTCAACACTGAGTTTGTTTTTCAATGATGTGAAATCGTTTGGCAATTTAATCATCATGGGAGAGCAGAGTTTTTCGGTCGATCCGGCTTGTATGGGTTTGAAAATGATGAATTTAGGCTTAGTTATTCAACTTTTTTATATAGCCTATTTTTCAAAACTCTTTAAAGTCCAAATCAATTTTCTATGGATAAGCCTGATCATGTGTATTGCTTTCATTGTTCTCCTTTTCTCAAATTTTTTGCGAATAGTGTTGCTTGTGATATTAGCATTTCCACCAGAAACATTTGGACATGAGCTTGTTGGCGTTATTTGCTTATTGATTTACTTTATGCTGCCCATGTTTTTTGTGAGTAAAGCAATTATGAAAAATCGAAAAGCAAAACCTGAAGAGAGCTTCCCCAAAAAAGTAAATAGTATTATTAAATATGCCGTATCCGGCATTTTGATTCTGATTTTGACATTTCTAAATATAAAACGTGATGAATTTAAAAATACTGGAACAGACCGGCCATTGGAGTATTTATCTGTGGAGGGTTATACTAAAACTTGCTATAAAACTGACATTTACAAATTCCAGAGCGAGAAAGCATTGGTATATGTTAAAGCTAGCTGTCAGTTTTATGGTGCCGACCATAATCCTTTAATCTGTTGGGAAGGTAGCGGGTATGAATTCAACAATGTAAATGTATTGAAAATAGATGATGAGGAAATCTATTATACCAAACTCACATCTCCTGAAAAGGAAGTTCTGTATACAGCTTGGTGGTTTGATAATGGATTGGACAAAAGCATTTCACAAATCGAATGGCGATTAAATATGATAAAAGGAGCAGAAGCCTATCGTTTGATTAATGTTACTACGGAAAGTTTGAAGGAATTGAAAATAGAATGCGATAGACTTTTACAAATGAACTTATTTATTGCTTGTGAAAAGAATAGAGGCTGTCTCAAAAGTCCTTCTGACTGTCATTCTCGCGCCATGCCTGACGGCAGGCAGGAATGCGGGAATCTCTAA